Genomic DNA from Leptotrichia wadei:
GTATTTTTGATTTTAGGATAACATATTTGAAGTTAGGGAGCAAGAAAATTTTATAAATTCAATGTTTTTTATTGATTTGGATATAATTTTTATGATATTATAAATTTGTAGTGAAATAGAAAGGAGGTAAAAATGACTATTATTGAAAAAATATTTTTACTTGCTGCAATTTGTAGTATCTTGCAATTCGCTTTAGAAGTGTATAGAGAATACCAAAAGCACAAGAAAAATAAGGACCAATAACAAAAAGAGCTATGGTTCAACAAACCCTCTGGCCTTTTCACTACATTTATTAATTTAAAAGAGGAGTAAAAAATATGTTTGAAAAAATAATGTTAGTATTGTCTGTAATAATTATAATATTAGCAATTATAACTTGGACATTAAAATATATCAACTGGAAAAATGAAAAAAAAGATAAAAAAAATAAGCCCCAATAACAAAGGGCTTTGACTATTATTGAATTTAATTACAATAATAGTATATCATATTTAAAATAAAAGTCAATAGTTAATTAAAAACATTTGAATAATTTTAAATGAAAATAAATAATAATATAAAATAATGATATAATATTGTAAAAAAATATGATA
This window encodes:
- a CDS encoding Vpu, whose protein sequence is MFEKIMLVLSVIIIILAIITWTLKYINWKNEKKDKKNKPQ